The proteins below are encoded in one region of Hordeum vulgare subsp. vulgare chromosome 3H, MorexV3_pseudomolecules_assembly, whole genome shotgun sequence:
- the LOC123442919 gene encoding protodermal factor 1-like, whose amino-acid sequence MGGKVLLMSAVLVGLVSLSSCRSLGELHEQKTYSSSTPHYGGSPTPSHGSGGGYNPTPTPTYGTTPTPTPSYGTTPTPSYGTTPTPSYGTTPSTPSTPSHEVPASPKKHGFIGSCDFWKNHPDAIIAAIGSLGNIGKTFGAACSMIGGKKLGNMHDALSNTRTDGIGALIREGAAAYLNSIVNNKFPFTTQQVKDCIVVAATSDSAASAQAGVFKKANESHY is encoded by the exons ATGGGTGGCAAGGTTCTTCTGATGAGTGCTGTCTTGGTGGGGCTTGTTTCACTGAGCTCCTGCAGGAGCCTGGGAGAGTTGCATGAGCAGAAGACCTACTCTTCTTCTACGCCCCACT ATGGGGGCTCACCAACTCCCTCGCATGGGTCAGGAGGAGGCTACAACCCGACACCGACACCAACTTACGGTACTACACCAACGCCGACGCCATCTTACGGCACTACACCGACGCCATCTTATGGCACTACACCGACGCCATCTTACGGCACTACACCGAGCACCCCAAGTACACCTTCCCATGAAGTCCCTGCAAGTCCAAAGAAGCATGGATTCATTGGATCCTGCGA CTTCTGGAAGAATCACCCAGACGCTATAATTGCAGCTATTGGGTCCCTTGGCAACATCGGCAAGACATTTGGTGCTGCATGCAGTATGATAGGTGGCAAGAAGCTAGGAAATATGCATGATGCACTCTCAAACACTAGAACTGATGGTATTGGCGCCCTGATACGCGAGGGGGCAGCTGCATACCTCAACTCCATTGTGAACAACAAGTTCCCATTTACAACCCAGCAGGTGAAGGACTGCATCGTCGTGGCCGCGACCTCTGATAGTGCTGCTTCTGCCCAAGCTGGGGTCTTCAAGAAGGCAAATGAATCCCACTACTAG